A stretch of DNA from Methylomicrobium lacus LW14:
CCGCGCCAAGATGCAGCCGGTCTGGAACGGCAGCGAGTTTATTCCGCGTTTGCTGCTGCCGCTGGATCTGACCTATGATCACCGCGTGATCGACGGCGCCGAGGGCGCGCGCTTTATGGCCGCAATCAAAACCTATCTCGGCGATCTTCGCCGCCTGTTACTTTAAGAACCCCGGAGACTCATCGCGATATGAACGACGCAACATTGCATTCGGAAGTTTTGGTTTTGGGCGGCGGTCCCGGCGGCTATACCGCGGCGTTTCGCGCGGCCGATCTCGGCAAACAGGTCACATTGATCGAACGTTACCCGGTATTGGGCGGGGTGTGCCTGAATGTCGGCTGTATTCCGTCGAAGGCGCTGCTGCACATGGCGCAGCTGATCCATGAAGCGGAAGAGGTTCAGAGTCACGGTTTGAAATTCGGCAAGCCCGAGATCGACATCGATAAGATTCGCGCCTGGAAGGCGAGCGTCAGCAAATCGTTGAATGACGGGCTGGCGGGGCTGGTCAAACAGCGCAAAATCAATCTCGTCCAGGGCACCGGCCGCTTTACATCAAAGAATTCTGTCGAGGTCGAGACGCCCGAGGGCGTCAAGACGATCACTTTCGATCAGGCGATCATCGCGGCCGGTTCGCATCCGACGCAAATTCCGTCGTTTCCGAATGACGACGAGCGCTTGTGGGATTCGACCGATGCCTTGGAGCTGAAGCAGGTTCCGAAGAAGCTGTTGATCGTCGGCGGCGGCATCATCGGTCTCGAAATGGCGACCGTCTATCATGCGTTCGGCTCCGAGATCAGCGTGGTCGAATTGATGGATCAGATCATTCCGGGCTGCGACAAGGACCTGGTCACACCGCTGCAGCGCAAGATCAAGAAGCAATACAAAAACCTCTGGCTCGAAACGCGGGTCACGGCGATCGAACCGCAGGCCGACGGCCTGAAAGTCGCGTTCGAAGGCAAGGGCGCGCCCGAATCGGACATTTTCGATGCGGTGCTGGTCGCGGTCGGGCGGCGGCCGAACGGCAAGCTGGTCGGCGCGGAAGCGGCCGGCATCACGGTCAATGAACAGGGCTTCATTCCGGTCGATAAGCAGCAGCGCACGAATGTGGCGAATATTTTCGCGATCGGCGACATCGTCGGCAATCCGATGCTGGCGCATAAGGCCGCGCATGAAGGCAAGGTCGCAGCCGAAGTCGCGGCCGGCCATAAAGCCGGCTTCGATGCCTTGACGATTCCTTCGGTCGCTTATACCGATCCCGAAATCGCCTGGATGGGGCTGAGCGAAAATCAGGCCAAGCAGCAGGGCATCGAATACGACAAGGCTGTATTTCCGTGGGCCGCGAGCGGCCGTTCGCTGAGTCTCGGTCGCAAGGAAGGCGTGACCAAGATCCTCTGCGACAAGGAAACCGGCCGGATACTTGGCGCGGGCATGGTCGGTCCGAACGCGGGCGAGTTGATCGCGGAAGCGGTATTGGCGCTCGAAATGGGCGCCGACGCGGACGACATCGCGCTGACGATCCATCCGCATCCGACCCTGTCCGAGACATTCGGTTTTGCGGCCGAAATGATCAACGGCACGATTACCGACCTTTATATCAAAAAAGGTTAATGTAAGAAAAGTGGACTATGATTCCGCTTTCTTCGGTCTTTTACCGGAGAGAGCGGGGCAATGCCGTCCTGCAGCCCGGATCGGGGCTGGCATAACGAAGTCCGAGCGCATGGCGGATGCTCCACATAAACAAATGATTTAAAATTAGCATTTGCCGCGGGCGATTTGCTCTATAATTCTGCGGATCAAAACGGTCGGCTTATGATGGTTTTATCGATCCGGCTCGACATCATCGAGCCCTTATCGGCCGACCCTTTCCAAACTTCATTCCCAACAACCGCATTCACTATAAAATACTTTCGAGTATCTTGATGAAAAGAACACTAACGATTTTGCTAACCTTGGCCGTGTTGGTCATGGTCAATTTCAGCATTTGGAGTCACATCAACAACCCGCTGCAATTGAAGTCTTGGACCAAGACCACGATGGGGGTGACTTTCGATCCCCGGCGGAAAGAATACACCCAGAAAAACGGTCAATTCCCGACCGAGGCCGAAATCGATTCTGATCTGGCCGTGCTCGAAAACAAGGTGCATGCGGTACGTACCTACAGCGTGCTGAAAGGCTTGCATAAGATCCCAGAACTGGCCGCCAAGCATAATCTGAATACGACCGTCGGCGCCTGGATCGACGGCGATCTCGAAAAAAACCGTCAGGAAATCGAGACCCTGCTGCAGGTCAGCAATGAAAATAACAACAGGATTGTCCGGGTGATGGTCGGCAACGAGGTGTTGTTCCGCAACGACATCACCACGCAGCAACTGATCGATTATATCCGCGAGGTCAAGAAGCGCACTTGGCGTCCGGTCAGTACCTCGGAAACCTTCGACATTTGGCTCAAGCACCCCGAACTGGTCGCCGAGGTCGATTTCATCGGTGCCCATATCCTGCCTTACTGGAACGGCATTGCGGTCGAGGATGCGGTCGATTTTGTGTTCGAAAAATACGAGGAATTGAAGAAGGCCTATCCGAATAAACCGATCGTGATTACCGAAGTCGGCTGGCCTTCGGACGGGCAGCCGTACAAGCATGCGACCGCCTCGCGCGCCAATCAGGCGTTTTTCCTGCGTGAATTTCTGAACCGGGCCGCCGATCAAAAGCTCTCTTACTACATCGTCGAAGCGTTCGACCAGCCGTGGAAGATGGAGATCGAAGGTTCGGCCGGCGCCTACTGGGGTATCTTCAATGCCGACCGCCAAGCCAAATATCCGATGGACGG
This window harbors:
- the lpdA gene encoding dihydrolipoyl dehydrogenase — its product is MNDATLHSEVLVLGGGPGGYTAAFRAADLGKQVTLIERYPVLGGVCLNVGCIPSKALLHMAQLIHEAEEVQSHGLKFGKPEIDIDKIRAWKASVSKSLNDGLAGLVKQRKINLVQGTGRFTSKNSVEVETPEGVKTITFDQAIIAAGSHPTQIPSFPNDDERLWDSTDALELKQVPKKLLIVGGGIIGLEMATVYHAFGSEISVVELMDQIIPGCDKDLVTPLQRKIKKQYKNLWLETRVTAIEPQADGLKVAFEGKGAPESDIFDAVLVAVGRRPNGKLVGAEAAGITVNEQGFIPVDKQQRTNVANIFAIGDIVGNPMLAHKAAHEGKVAAEVAAGHKAGFDALTIPSVAYTDPEIAWMGLSENQAKQQGIEYDKAVFPWAASGRSLSLGRKEGVTKILCDKETGRILGAGMVGPNAGELIAEAVLALEMGADADDIALTIHPHPTLSETFGFAAEMINGTITDLYIKKG